In a single window of the bacterium BMS3Abin14 genome:
- the zraS_6 gene encoding sensor protein ZraS: MNPLRKRPPVGYLPAVLLLSTILLLTLILASLGQRSIKREKSLLLNLKGRQAEFVIKSLASASRISVLMLDPSSRHLQRFVNDTADTEHVQFIAVYNAQGRLVAKSRKFSSALQGLTVAEIKTRIGKGDRAFYLEDYPGMGKVYVLAGRFFPFDSSWMHLRMLGIPSIPGITENLEDVGNDTGAYYALVGMDMGDLDEAVEKGTRQIILNGLLLLLLGTVGFYFLILVQGYYSARRALADVRQYTLDVIEGMAEGLVNIDQAGILRNVNPEAEHMLGESSRGLEGKHWNKAFEGEEWHPVKECLSRGMPFYDLEIPPGGSHRRHLVVTMIPVRGRTGGMVLFLRDMGEVKNLQTEVRRSERLAALGRMVAGMAHEIRNPLNAIRGFSQHLKSRFAPESVEMRSVDTIIREVDRLNRVITELLDFSKPRDPELVEIDLNELVSSTVTLVEREAASQGITCVNEANSPPVHIMGDSDSLKQLLLNLLLNAIQAMSEGGVLTAATYVTGDRAVLSVSDTGTGISEKDQERVFEPFFTSRETGTGLGLSIVHRIAQDHNAEIRVKSSEGEGTEFVVRFPLTGGRVGE; the protein is encoded by the coding sequence ATGAACCCTCTTAGAAAAAGACCGCCGGTCGGATATCTTCCTGCGGTACTTCTCCTGTCCACCATCCTCCTGCTTACCCTGATTCTGGCCTCTCTGGGGCAGCGAAGCATAAAGAGGGAGAAGTCGCTCCTTCTGAATCTGAAGGGCAGACAGGCCGAGTTTGTGATCAAATCTCTCGCGTCTGCGAGCCGCATCAGCGTGCTGATGCTCGATCCGTCGAGCCGTCATCTACAGCGTTTCGTCAACGATACAGCCGATACCGAGCATGTCCAGTTTATCGCTGTTTACAATGCACAGGGGCGTCTTGTCGCAAAGAGCCGCAAGTTTTCTTCCGCATTACAGGGGCTGACGGTAGCTGAGATTAAGACCCGGATTGGGAAAGGGGACAGGGCATTTTACCTCGAGGATTATCCGGGCATGGGAAAGGTCTACGTCCTCGCGGGCCGTTTTTTCCCCTTTGACAGCTCGTGGATGCATCTCAGGATGCTCGGTATCCCCTCCATACCGGGGATTACCGAGAACCTGGAGGATGTGGGTAACGATACCGGGGCTTATTACGCCCTCGTGGGCATGGACATGGGAGACCTGGATGAGGCAGTAGAAAAAGGCACCAGGCAGATCATCCTTAACGGCCTGCTGCTTCTTCTCTTAGGCACGGTGGGATTTTACTTCCTTATACTTGTCCAGGGATACTACTCTGCCAGGAGAGCGCTGGCGGATGTCCGTCAATACACCCTGGACGTGATAGAGGGGATGGCGGAGGGCCTGGTAAATATTGATCAGGCCGGTATTCTCCGGAATGTCAACCCCGAGGCTGAGCACATGCTGGGGGAAAGCAGCAGGGGACTGGAGGGAAAGCACTGGAACAAGGCATTTGAAGGGGAGGAATGGCACCCGGTCAAGGAATGTCTTTCCAGGGGGATGCCTTTCTACGACCTTGAGATCCCCCCGGGAGGCTCTCATCGCCGGCACCTGGTGGTGACCATGATACCTGTCCGGGGCCGGACGGGCGGCATGGTCCTTTTCCTGAGGGACATGGGAGAGGTGAAGAACCTTCAGACCGAGGTGCGGCGATCTGAACGATTGGCGGCTCTGGGCCGCATGGTCGCTGGAATGGCCCACGAGATTCGCAACCCCCTTAACGCCATAAGGGGGTTCAGTCAGCACCTGAAGAGCCGCTTTGCTCCAGAGAGTGTTGAAATGCGATCCGTGGACACCATAATCAGGGAGGTTGACAGGTTAAATCGCGTCATTACGGAACTGCTTGATTTCTCCAAGCCGAGGGACCCCGAGCTGGTGGAAATTGATCTGAACGAACTTGTAAGTTCAACTGTCACCCTCGTTGAGCGCGAGGCCGCAAGTCAGGGGATCACGTGTGTTAATGAGGCAAATTCGCCGCCGGTCCATATCATGGGGGACAGTGACAGCCTGAAGCAGCTTCTTCTCAATCTGCTTTTAAATGCCATCCAGGCAATGTCTGAAGGCGGAGTTTTGACGGCGGCAACCTACGTGACCGGTGACAGGGCGGTGCTTTCCGTATCCGATACGGGAACGGGGATCAGCGAAAAGGACCAGGAACGGGTCTTCGAGCCCTTTTTTACATCCAGGGAGACGGGTACGGGCCTCGGCCTGTCCATAGTTCACCGCATCGCACAGGACCACAACGCCGAGATTAGGGTAAAATCGTCAGAGGGGGAGGGGACGGAATTTGTCGTCAGGTTCCCCCTGACGGGGGGACGCGTGGGCGAGTAG
- the ftsH_2 gene encoding ATP-dependent zinc metalloprotease FtsH yields MHRKLNRIYYEVKEPALSWDDIGGLDQCKKTVREMISLPLKKMDLLKKHRLTIPAGVLIWGPLGVGITMLAEAAAMDAGASYVYISGQEMLGKPRELERAFEDARHEAPCVLYISDADWLAPRAGADYQWGEGNFRGKPPTFADRELTEVFIHQIDHIQEREDIMLVGSAYRVDVVDQAIIKEKKRFNRKVFVPPPSQEDREGMLKIYVDRIPTLEGPLDLAELARLTEGFVGWDIENLCKRAVLNAVERDSGEVAMADFLAAVDQIEPWLTPDMTEKYFEISRDDCPHHYSF; encoded by the coding sequence TTGCATAGAAAACTGAACCGCATATATTACGAGGTCAAGGAACCGGCCCTGAGCTGGGATGACATCGGGGGCCTGGATCAATGCAAGAAGACTGTCCGCGAGATGATCAGCCTCCCCCTTAAAAAAATGGACCTGCTCAAGAAACACCGGCTGACCATCCCTGCCGGCGTGCTGATCTGGGGCCCCCTGGGTGTAGGTATAACAATGCTGGCCGAGGCCGCGGCCATGGATGCCGGGGCCTCGTACGTGTATATCTCCGGTCAGGAGATGCTCGGTAAGCCGAGGGAGCTGGAGCGGGCGTTCGAGGATGCCCGGCACGAGGCCCCATGCGTTCTGTACATCTCTGATGCGGATTGGCTTGCGCCAAGGGCCGGAGCCGACTATCAGTGGGGTGAAGGCAATTTCAGGGGTAAACCGCCCACCTTTGCCGACAGGGAACTGACCGAGGTCTTCATCCACCAGATCGATCACATCCAGGAACGTGAGGATATCATGCTCGTGGGCTCCGCGTATCGTGTTGATGTGGTGGACCAGGCAATCATTAAGGAGAAAAAGCGGTTCAACAGGAAGGTCTTCGTTCCGCCGCCCTCCCAGGAGGACCGGGAGGGCATGCTGAAGATCTACGTTGACCGGATTCCCACCCTGGAAGGACCTCTCGACCTTGCAGAACTGGCCCGGCTGACGGAAGGGTTTGTCGGGTGGGATATCGAGAACCTCTGCAAAAGGGCGGTCCTCAACGCGGTTGAGAGGGATTCCGGTGAAGTTGCCATGGCGGATTTTCTGGCGGCAGTTGACCAGATCGAGCCCTGGCTGACCCCCGACATGACCGAGAAATACTTTGAGATCTCTCGCGATGACTGCCCCCATCACTACTCTTTCTGA
- a CDS encoding putative permease — MHYIPEAFSLFAHELLRMLPAFIVGVAAAALIKTYRWDLRLRAYMKDSGRATIPLAVFLGVFSPLCACGVLPVVIPLAVSGVPVAPLLALLATSPLMSPDAFSITWAGLGPSLAWAKLASAIGMGTLVGSVTFLLEKRTNFLRDIVRLTPVQSGEDGESSAFDIACANDITVPTMVVKQRENKVLFFLDRAKDTSLFIGKFLLMAIALEVLLEMFLPMEFVRVLAGRSDFSSLVMAAFFGVPLPAHQIPVVPILRGLLDLGMDKGAAVTFLVAGPVTSIPALVVIWKIFHRRVFMIYLGLCIFGAVAAGEIYRMFV, encoded by the coding sequence TTGCATTATATCCCCGAGGCGTTTTCCCTCTTTGCCCATGAACTGCTGCGGATGCTTCCGGCATTCATTGTCGGTGTGGCAGCCGCCGCCCTGATAAAGACATATCGTTGGGACCTGAGGCTCAGGGCGTACATGAAGGATTCCGGGAGAGCGACCATCCCTCTGGCCGTCTTTCTGGGAGTTTTCAGCCCCCTTTGTGCATGCGGAGTGCTGCCGGTTGTCATTCCCCTGGCTGTCTCCGGGGTTCCGGTGGCGCCGCTGCTCGCTCTCCTGGCAACCTCGCCTCTCATGAGCCCGGATGCCTTCTCCATTACCTGGGCGGGTCTGGGGCCGTCCCTCGCATGGGCCAAACTCGCCAGCGCCATAGGGATGGGAACGCTGGTCGGGTCCGTAACCTTTCTGCTGGAAAAGCGTACCAACTTTCTGAGGGATATCGTTCGACTGACCCCGGTACAAAGCGGCGAGGATGGTGAATCGTCGGCGTTTGACATCGCCTGTGCCAACGACATCACTGTTCCTACAATGGTGGTTAAGCAGAGGGAGAACAAGGTGCTGTTCTTCCTGGACAGGGCAAAGGATACGTCCCTTTTTATAGGGAAATTTCTTCTGATGGCCATTGCCCTCGAGGTGTTGCTGGAGATGTTCCTCCCCATGGAGTTTGTCCGCGTTCTCGCCGGCCGATCCGATTTCTCTTCGCTGGTTATGGCCGCGTTTTTCGGGGTGCCGCTGCCTGCACACCAGATTCCGGTGGTGCCGATTCTGAGGGGCCTTCTGGATCTCGGGATGGACAAGGGGGCAGCTGTGACCTTCCTGGTGGCGGGTCCGGTTACAAGCATCCCCGCGCTGGTGGTAATATGGAAGATCTTTCACCGCCGCGTGTTCATGATCTACCTTGGCCTCTGTATCTTCGGCGCCGTCGCCGCAGGAGAGATCTACCGGATGTTCGTTTAA
- the zraR_13 gene encoding transcriptional regulatory protein ZraR, with translation MDIGPCNLCSINLEEMSVKPDTGGSKYSVLVVDDESSQRELLEMVLVEDGCSVETASNGEEAVEKVSERFFNLIVMDLSMPGIGGLQALKQIKEISPSAQVLIVTAYASVDSAVEAMRSGALNYLTKPIDLEELKVQVAKTREISGLMAENEILRAQVENTFMAGRIIGRSPKIQEVFDTLKMVAPTDATILILGESGTGKELVADAIHHNSPRSGGPLVKVNCAALPETLLESELFGHEKGSFTGATSRREGRFKLADGGTLFLDEIGEMSLLLQTKLLRVIQTRSFERVGGTETLDVDVRLVVATNRDIEAEVKEGRFREDLYYRLNVIPIDLPPLRERREDIPLLAEHFLKEISERNRKDIRGFAPQTMDLLLRNRWKGNIRELENVVERAVIMSRSEFIQPVDLPVHIQDSEATAPVGVTPGRPLSELEKEAIVQTLQMTGGNRTETARLLGISRRTLQYKLKEYGVT, from the coding sequence TTGGACATTGGACCATGTAATCTGTGTTCGATTAACCTGGAGGAGATGAGTGTGAAACCGGATACCGGCGGGTCGAAATACTCTGTCCTGGTAGTAGATGATGAAAGCTCCCAGAGGGAACTTCTCGAGATGGTCCTCGTGGAGGATGGCTGTAGCGTGGAAACGGCCTCAAACGGCGAGGAGGCCGTGGAAAAGGTTTCGGAACGCTTCTTCAACCTGATCGTCATGGACCTGAGTATGCCCGGGATTGGAGGTCTTCAGGCGTTGAAGCAGATAAAGGAAATATCACCCAGTGCTCAGGTGCTGATCGTCACAGCCTACGCCAGTGTGGATTCGGCCGTTGAGGCCATGCGATCCGGGGCGCTGAACTACCTCACAAAGCCGATTGATCTGGAGGAATTGAAAGTCCAGGTAGCCAAAACAAGGGAAATTTCCGGGTTGATGGCCGAAAATGAGATTCTCAGGGCCCAGGTTGAGAATACCTTCATGGCCGGCAGGATCATTGGGAGGAGCCCGAAAATTCAGGAGGTATTCGATACGCTGAAGATGGTTGCGCCCACGGATGCAACCATCCTTATCCTGGGCGAAAGCGGAACAGGGAAGGAACTTGTCGCCGACGCCATCCACCATAACAGCCCCCGCTCCGGGGGACCCCTTGTCAAGGTCAATTGCGCCGCCCTGCCGGAAACCCTCCTCGAAAGTGAGCTGTTTGGCCATGAAAAGGGGTCCTTTACAGGCGCCACATCGAGGCGTGAGGGAAGGTTTAAACTTGCTGACGGCGGGACACTCTTTCTCGACGAGATCGGTGAGATGAGCCTGCTCCTTCAGACGAAACTCCTGAGGGTCATCCAGACCAGATCCTTTGAGCGGGTCGGCGGGACCGAGACCCTGGATGTTGACGTCCGTCTTGTCGTAGCGACAAACAGGGATATTGAGGCCGAGGTAAAGGAAGGGCGCTTCAGGGAGGACCTGTATTACCGCCTTAACGTAATTCCAATTGACCTCCCGCCCCTCAGAGAGAGGAGGGAGGATATCCCGCTGTTGGCGGAACACTTTCTGAAAGAGATTTCGGAAAGGAATCGCAAGGATATCAGGGGATTTGCCCCACAGACCATGGATCTCCTGCTCAGGAATCGATGGAAAGGCAATATCCGTGAGCTCGAGAACGTGGTTGAGAGGGCAGTGATCATGTCCAGAAGTGAGTTTATTCAGCCGGTGGATCTCCCGGTCCACATACAGGATTCTGAAGCCACAGCACCCGTCGGTGTCACGCCGGGCCGCCCCCTCAGTGAGTTGGAAAAGGAGGCAATCGTACAGACCCTTCAAATGACGGGTGGGAACCGAACGGAAACTGCCAGGCTCCTGGGGATCAGCCGCAGGACCCTCCAGTACAAGCTTAAGGAGTATGGCGTAACATAA
- the resA_5 gene encoding thiol-disulfide oxidoreductase ResA has protein sequence MHRPVRRWFFRRRNSRLLAVFLSGFFIIVAVPSQAWAQISEGDEGIPFAGTDVNGDPVDIGPLLGNQVVVIKFGSIYCSSCVQSIAAFSALQKHHSPDVIKVVGINLDIYGAFRVKRFYKGYKGLVKYPVVIDKGLKISKQYGVTTLPSVVVIGKDGKVARVIMGYQEHELQDTVAFVEGLVGAKVIVQLAGTGPEDKGRLRILFPNNFTKTQQDAIYVVGQVPKPGVRISLTLNGGSRQEVVAKRKIFYIRTPLTLGSNYIEVSSIDAAGKRIIKAIVLFREPKLGKGFANQFPTYRYHLEKNEKLCSKCHDMVPPQTTAQNFMTITRSCLKCHVELGDKRFVHGPIMVGGCSPCHDFGSVPARYALFSTGADLCFGCHEEKKKEFARDYVHGPVAAGVCTVCHSPHGSNEKYNLRLPEGQLCTACHQKIKELSSLFTQHQPFRNGACTDCHDPHASDNPRFFLKGSGDDLCLKCHDKKSMEGHRHPVGVVPLFTFPGIRLNNNGELMCTSCHNPHATDTEKLLPKGECSACHTY, from the coding sequence GTGCACCGTCCTGTGAGAAGATGGTTTTTCCGAAGACGTAACAGCCGCCTGCTTGCGGTATTCCTGTCCGGGTTTTTTATCATTGTCGCTGTTCCGTCCCAGGCATGGGCCCAGATCTCGGAGGGTGACGAAGGTATCCCTTTCGCCGGTACGGATGTTAACGGCGATCCCGTGGATATCGGCCCCCTCCTGGGCAATCAGGTCGTTGTCATAAAGTTCGGCTCCATATACTGCTCTTCCTGTGTCCAGTCCATCGCGGCTTTCTCCGCACTTCAGAAGCATCATTCTCCTGATGTTATCAAGGTCGTCGGAATCAACCTCGATATCTATGGAGCATTTCGTGTGAAGAGGTTCTACAAGGGTTATAAGGGCCTTGTGAAGTACCCGGTCGTGATCGACAAAGGCCTTAAAATAAGCAAGCAATACGGCGTTACGACCCTCCCCTCCGTCGTGGTCATAGGAAAGGACGGTAAGGTTGCCAGGGTTATAATGGGTTATCAGGAGCATGAACTCCAGGATACGGTGGCGTTCGTGGAGGGCCTTGTGGGGGCAAAGGTGATCGTTCAGCTGGCGGGAACCGGGCCGGAAGATAAAGGCCGGCTTAGAATCCTCTTTCCAAACAACTTCACCAAAACCCAGCAGGATGCCATCTATGTCGTCGGGCAGGTTCCCAAGCCGGGGGTCAGAATAAGCCTGACCCTTAATGGAGGCAGCCGCCAGGAGGTGGTCGCAAAAAGGAAGATCTTCTATATCCGGACCCCTCTCACCCTTGGCAGTAACTATATCGAGGTCTCTTCCATCGATGCAGCGGGAAAGAGGATAATCAAGGCCATCGTTCTTTTCCGGGAACCGAAGCTGGGCAAGGGATTCGCAAACCAGTTTCCCACCTACCGATATCATCTGGAGAAAAACGAGAAACTGTGCAGTAAATGCCACGACATGGTTCCCCCGCAGACGACCGCCCAGAACTTCATGACGATCACCCGGTCATGTCTCAAGTGCCATGTGGAACTGGGGGACAAGAGGTTCGTGCATGGTCCCATCATGGTAGGAGGCTGTTCTCCATGCCACGATTTTGGAAGCGTTCCGGCCAGGTACGCGCTCTTTTCCACCGGGGCGGACCTGTGCTTCGGCTGTCATGAGGAAAAGAAAAAGGAATTCGCCAGGGACTACGTCCACGGACCGGTGGCAGCGGGTGTCTGCACCGTGTGCCACAGCCCTCACGGTTCAAACGAGAAGTATAATCTGCGTCTCCCGGAGGGACAGCTTTGCACCGCCTGCCACCAGAAGATCAAGGAGCTGTCGTCCCTGTTTACACAGCATCAACCCTTCAGGAATGGAGCATGTACCGATTGCCACGATCCCCATGCTTCGGACAACCCCAGGTTTTTCCTGAAGGGCTCAGGGGATGACCTCTGCCTGAAATGTCACGACAAGAAATCCATGGAAGGTCATCGTCACCCTGTGGGCGTCGTTCCCCTGTTTACCTTCCCCGGCATCAGGCTGAACAATAACGGGGAGCTGATGTGTACGTCGTGCCACAACCCACACGCCACAGACACTGAAAAGCTCCTGCCAAAAGGCGAATGCAGCGCATGCCATACCTACTAG
- the yhbU gene encoding putative protease YhbU precursor — MKAPEILAPVDNIREVDDLLNAGANWLYGGCLPASWSSRYPRTVILNRRTFPDAQIGSTRELAGIIALAMERGGRFALAVNAPFYMDEQYEPVLELIRSARDSGASAVIVADPGLMRRIVRDGIRIPLHVSTMALASNAAAVRLYISMGAERIILPRFLGIEETGSLVHEFPDVDFETFLLVGRCPNIEGVCSFMHDSPDARWPCEWAYSATALDGGSPPEGVWSAVDRVHIADRRDACGLCALPELLTAGVSTFKIVGRGAPTERKATLVKALSDAIEAVPEMGRAEAWYARCRGIYRTLYGHACSAHNCYFPGLEETP, encoded by the coding sequence TTGAAAGCACCGGAAATCCTGGCGCCGGTTGACAACATTCGTGAGGTTGATGACCTTCTGAATGCCGGCGCCAACTGGCTGTACGGCGGATGTCTTCCTGCGTCATGGAGCAGCCGATACCCGCGGACCGTCATCCTCAACCGGAGGACTTTCCCCGACGCCCAGATCGGCTCGACCCGTGAGCTTGCCGGGATCATCGCACTGGCGATGGAGCGTGGGGGCCGCTTCGCCCTTGCGGTAAATGCCCCTTTTTACATGGATGAGCAGTATGAGCCGGTCCTGGAGTTGATACGATCCGCGCGGGATTCCGGAGCCTCTGCGGTGATCGTTGCCGACCCGGGGCTGATGAGGAGGATTGTCCGGGATGGAATACGGATCCCCCTTCACGTGAGCACCATGGCCCTTGCCTCGAACGCCGCCGCGGTCAGGCTGTATATCTCCATGGGTGCGGAGCGAATAATCCTCCCCCGGTTTCTCGGCATCGAGGAAACCGGATCCCTGGTCCATGAATTTCCCGATGTGGATTTTGAAACGTTTCTCCTGGTGGGCAGGTGCCCCAATATAGAGGGGGTGTGTTCCTTCATGCACGACAGCCCGGATGCCAGATGGCCATGCGAGTGGGCCTACAGCGCCACCGCCCTGGACGGCGGTTCGCCTCCGGAGGGGGTCTGGTCCGCGGTGGACAGGGTACACATAGCCGATCGGCGGGACGCATGCGGCCTGTGCGCTCTCCCGGAACTCCTGACAGCCGGTGTTTCTACCTTCAAGATCGTGGGAAGAGGGGCTCCCACTGAGAGGAAAGCCACACTGGTAAAGGCGCTTTCGGATGCCATCGAGGCGGTGCCGGAAATGGGCCGTGCCGAGGCCTGGTACGCCCGTTGCCGTGGAATTTACCGAACCCTTTATGGCCATGCATGCAGCGCCCACAATTGTTATTTCCCCGGCCTGGAGGAAACGCCGTGA
- a CDS encoding FmdE, Molybdenum formylmethanofuran dehydrogenase operon has product MTAPITTLSEEDLDLIMRFHGHICSMVLVAARLGKIAADALDSLGGERTLPFGFFRGYGCAIDGVQAFTGCTFGNGNLVLLRGTDFSLTLTREGNGSAVLVTPLEEILAGARSAGGKVLQTPLGERIMGGDIRNLFAVETISGMGHLSRFPEG; this is encoded by the coding sequence ATGACTGCCCCCATCACTACTCTTTCTGAAGAAGACCTGGATCTCATTATGAGGTTCCATGGGCATATCTGTTCCATGGTGCTGGTAGCCGCGCGGCTGGGAAAAATTGCAGCGGACGCCCTGGATTCACTTGGCGGCGAGAGGACCCTCCCCTTTGGATTTTTCCGGGGATACGGCTGTGCAATCGACGGGGTTCAGGCTTTTACCGGCTGCACGTTTGGAAACGGGAACCTGGTGCTGCTTCGCGGGACCGATTTTTCCCTTACGCTGACCCGCGAGGGAAACGGTTCCGCCGTTCTTGTCACCCCTTTGGAGGAAATCCTGGCCGGTGCCCGTTCCGCGGGGGGAAAGGTCCTTCAGACCCCGCTGGGAGAACGGATCATGGGCGGCGACATCCGGAACCTGTTTGCCGTTGAGACTATCAGCGGCATGGGGCATCTTTCCCGTTTTCCTGAAGGGTAA
- the cobM gene encoding precorrin-4 C(11)-methyltransferase — MENMVCFIGAGPGHSKYLTLEGAEALRHCRLVFALPPYPETFREHLAGKRIEDPFRLVFSEIKQEVETALGHGSVGFLVPGDLTLFSPFFSLVEYFGDRARVIAGVGVINAATALLKRTLDLPRVSHSVVFTSPKRIGKENAGAMLGTLSSSTDTMILYMNNRPLSQLMEELAPGFGPDTPVAIVFRVGLAGEKVYRGTAATIADVVGDDDVFGLESGKPSMGIILIGDVLEAHSDPSFWDRRKDLFWDRQRRKV, encoded by the coding sequence ATGGAGAATATGGTCTGCTTCATAGGCGCCGGCCCTGGGCACTCGAAGTATCTGACCCTCGAGGGGGCGGAAGCCCTGAGGCACTGTCGGCTCGTATTTGCCCTTCCCCCCTATCCCGAGACCTTCCGGGAACACCTTGCGGGGAAGCGGATTGAGGACCCCTTCAGGCTTGTTTTCTCCGAGATAAAGCAGGAGGTTGAGACAGCTCTGGGGCATGGATCCGTCGGTTTTCTGGTTCCCGGGGATCTCACGCTCTTTTCGCCGTTTTTCTCCCTCGTGGAATATTTCGGGGATCGTGCGAGGGTTATCGCCGGTGTCGGTGTTATCAATGCCGCAACCGCTCTCCTGAAGCGGACCCTCGATCTTCCTCGCGTCAGCCATTCGGTCGTCTTCACGAGTCCCAAGAGGATCGGCAAGGAGAACGCCGGGGCAATGCTGGGCACGCTTTCTTCATCAACTGATACGATGATCCTTTACATGAACAACAGGCCCCTTTCCCAGCTTATGGAGGAACTGGCGCCGGGATTCGGTCCCGACACCCCCGTTGCCATTGTCTTCCGGGTGGGGCTCGCCGGAGAGAAGGTTTACCGGGGCACAGCGGCCACAATTGCCGATGTCGTGGGGGATGATGACGTGTTCGGCCTCGAATCCGGCAAACCCTCCATGGGGATCATCCTGATAGGCGATGTTCTGGAGGCACATTCCGACCCATCCTTCTGGGACAGACGAAAGGACCTCTTCTGGGACCGGCAGAGGAGAAAGGTTTGA
- a CDS encoding FG-GAP repeat protein encodes MKRGERSTFVIPAIAAAILLFLPLAVSALDFTDITDMAGVGNRGHGKGVAFADIDNDGDYDLYVSNKGGENALYRNDGNGIFVDISRTAGDRLDDSGMSMGSVFGDFDNDGDEDLYIVKGGRYEIEANRLLRNDHGRFVDITDQAGVGSKEFTYSAAFADVDNDGYLDLYLANYGVGAGNILYHNNGDGTFTDITKAAGVGDRSWSWSGVFADVNGDGFQDLYVVNGRYPAGEPNRLYVNNGDGTFRDVSREAGVADGNWGLGAAFADVDNDGDLDLFVSNYVGPNRMYLNDGTGHFTDVSESSGLADNGWGKGPSFGDVDHDGDMDLYEGDCKLANKLYLNDGNGVFRDVADEIPILKNETVRTKGTAFADIDGDGDLDLYVVNWGVSNRLYRNEQNDSNFLKVRLVGTVSNADAVGARVTVTRDGRIVGFQEVSTLSGFCSQPPLELHFGLPGPGTYQVNVRFPSGLVMTGVYRNGQSVTIVEGN; translated from the coding sequence ATGAAACGGGGAGAGCGTTCAACCTTTGTTATTCCGGCGATTGCCGCCGCAATCCTTCTGTTCCTTCCCCTCGCTGTATCGGCGCTTGATTTTACCGACATTACCGATATGGCCGGGGTTGGAAATCGTGGACACGGGAAAGGTGTAGCCTTCGCCGATATCGACAACGACGGAGATTACGATCTTTACGTATCCAACAAGGGCGGGGAAAATGCGCTCTACCGAAATGACGGCAATGGGATCTTCGTGGATATTTCCCGGACAGCGGGGGACCGTCTCGATGATTCCGGGATGTCCATGGGATCGGTTTTCGGCGATTTCGACAACGACGGTGATGAGGACCTGTACATAGTCAAGGGCGGCCGGTACGAGATCGAGGCTAACCGCCTTCTCAGGAACGATCACGGCCGGTTTGTGGATATAACCGATCAGGCAGGAGTCGGTTCCAAGGAGTTTACTTATTCTGCCGCTTTCGCCGATGTGGATAATGACGGATATCTGGATCTCTACCTGGCCAACTACGGGGTCGGGGCGGGCAATATCCTCTACCATAATAACGGCGACGGGACCTTCACCGATATAACCAAGGCTGCCGGTGTAGGGGATCGTAGCTGGAGCTGGAGCGGCGTTTTTGCCGATGTAAACGGCGACGGCTTCCAGGACCTTTACGTGGTCAACGGGCGGTATCCGGCCGGGGAACCAAATCGTCTGTATGTCAATAATGGCGACGGGACCTTCCGCGATGTCTCCCGCGAGGCCGGCGTGGCCGATGGCAACTGGGGTCTTGGCGCAGCTTTCGCCGACGTGGACAACGACGGTGATTTGGATCTGTTCGTTTCCAACTACGTCGGTCCCAACAGGATGTATCTCAACGATGGTACAGGCCACTTCACCGATGTATCTGAATCATCGGGTCTTGCTGACAATGGATGGGGCAAGGGCCCGTCCTTCGGCGACGTGGATCACGATGGGGACATGGACCTGTACGAGGGGGACTGCAAGCTGGCCAACAAGCTTTATCTCAATGACGGCAACGGTGTCTTCAGGGACGTTGCCGACGAGATCCCCATATTGAAGAATGAGACGGTCCGTACCAAGGGTACCGCATTTGCCGACATCGACGGCGACGGTGACCTGGACCTTTACGTTGTCAACTGGGGCGTAAGCAACCGTCTTTACAGAAACGAGCAGAACGACTCCAACTTTCTTAAGGTTCGACTGGTTGGAACCGTCAGCAACGCAGATGCAGTGGGCGCCAGGGTAACGGTGACCAGGGATGGGCGGATCGTTGGCTTTCAGGAGGTCAGTACGCTCTCCGGATTCTGTTCTCAGCCGCCACTGGAACTGCACTTCGGATTGCCCGGGCCCGGGACCTATCAGGTCAATGTCCGGTTTCCCAGCGGCCTTGTAATGACGGGTGTGTACAGGAACGGACAGAGCGTAACAATC